Proteins from one Microcaecilia unicolor chromosome 2, aMicUni1.1, whole genome shotgun sequence genomic window:
- the LOC115461917 gene encoding C2 calcium-dependent domain-containing protein 4C-like, protein MWLIEKIRETVESSFSSEDQRSPVKDDNSSMKEKITRLPNNVLTPDTIPDFFIPPTFSSSSVNWKKKLTVAQKLPLLHNVSKSFAKIPLANVEHLYKKNGNEVTRLSNCHVIQIEGAEDIYIEEMSKNKCLQDKNYLSDLPSLSLQQGRDCYGIISFQGSPHTRRKESLFHVDVMNILQQRQGLLSKTCLNSTSVQPCFLGPPELSNIYKMSANEGIADGESLTSTDSFPFNSPLLPRSLSRSSLFKLFAQGNTLDEVATPVSKQFLRRKYYSADEWNSSENSPGSSINTNVTDFLSPAAFSFDFLQCQERQQKEHIVHLDRRGIVRLSAEYDSCNTTLRVRVIAAQDLYDKSFKAKNVNCHVVMYLIPGKVQRQKSTIIKNSKNPIFNEDFFFDAVLTDDLKAMSLKIKVVNSGISIKMKSVLGSKIVLLAELMPS, encoded by the coding sequence ATGTGGTTGATTGAAAAAATTCGTGAAACTGTTGAGTCAAGCTTTTCTAGTGAAGATCAAAGATCACCGGTTAAAGATGATAACAGTAGCATGAAGGAGAAAATCACTCGATTGCCAAACAATGTCTTGACACCAGATACGATTCCCGATTTCTTTATCCCTCCAACATTTTCGTCAAGCTCTGTGAACTGGAAAAAGAAGTTGACTGTTGCGCAAAAGTTGCCTTTGCTGCACAATGTTAGCAAATCATTTGCAAAGATCCCTCTTGCCAATGTTGAGCACCTGTACAAAAAGAATGGCAATGAGGTGACAAGGTTATCAAACTGCCACGTTATTCAGATTGAGGGTGCAGAAGACATCTATATTGAAGAAATGTCAAAAAATAAATGCCTACAAGACAAAAATTATCTTTCTGATTTGCCAAGTTTATCATTGCAGCAAGGGAGAGATTGTTATGGCATTATATCATTCCAGGGAAGCCCTCACACAAGAAGGAAAGAGTCATTGTTCCATGTGGATGTTATGAATATTTTACAACAAAGACAAGGCCTCTTAAGTAAAACATGCTTAAATTCCACATCTGTGCAGCCTTGTTTCTTAGGTCCTCCTGAGTTGTCTAACATCTACAAAATGTCTGCAAATGAAGGCATTGCTGATGGTGAGTCACTGACTTCTACAGACTCTTTTCCATTCAACTCTCCATTGCTGCCAAGGTCTCTTTCCAGATCTTCACTGTTTAAACTATTTGCCCAAGGTAATACTCTTGATGAAGTGGCCACACCAGTTTCTAAGCAGTTCTTAAGAAGAAAATATTATTCTGCAGATGAATGGAATTCTTCAGAAAACAGTCCAGGCTCTTCGATAAACACTAATGTCACTGATTTTCTATCACCTGCTGCATTTTCCTTTGATTTTCTTCAGTGTCAGGAAAGACAGCAGAAGGAACATATTGTCCATCTTGATAGAAGAGGTATAGTGAGGCTGTCTGCAGAGTATGATTCCTGCAATACGACCCTTAGAGTTCGTGTCATTGCAGCTCAGGACCTTTATGACAAGTCCTTCAAGGCAAAGAATGTTAACTGCCATGTGGTCATGTACCTGATTCCTGGGAAAGTCCAAAGACAAAAAAGCACTATTATCAAGAACAGCAAAAACCCAATATTCAATGAAGACTTCTTTTTTGATGCTGTACTAACGGATGACCTCAAAGCTATGTCACTTAAAATAAAGGTTGTAAATAGTggcattagtattaaaatgaaatCTGTTTTGGGATCAAAAATAGTACTTTTAGCAGAGTTAATGCCTTCCTAA